The Penaeus vannamei isolate JL-2024 chromosome 13, ASM4276789v1, whole genome shotgun sequence genome window below encodes:
- the mRpL19 gene encoding large ribosomal subunit protein bL19m encodes MAGTARQGVLSLARKFAGLELNSRRSAWTAVSKVFPYVSSTDHGGEKKKEVPHDFRVVFPEFIPDPKPEFRNRLREKLERKDMLNRRNIMEIPEFYVGSIMAVTVADFNASGKTNRFVGICIQRGGSGLRAWFILRNVIDHQGVEILYEMYSPLLQSVEVLRLEKRLDEELLYLRDALPEYSTFPLDMDVEPVLEGAPVPVNPIKVQLKPRPWHERWERKDLQGVLDLGLPERFYKRAKLHEKPWEKYDLMKEYRATIPEEEQADIFHEIAPHYPQLEASRRRIRRRRVQSARS; translated from the exons ATGGCCGGCACTGCGAGGCAAGGAGTCCTCTCTTTGGCCAGGAAATTTGCTG GCTTGGAATTGAATTCTAGACGATCAGCGTGGACAGCGGTCTCCAAAGTCTTTCCGTATGTTTCGAGTACAGACCATGGcggtgagaaaaagaaggaggttcCTCATGACTTTAG ggTGGTGTTCCCTGAATTCATACCAGACCCGAAGCCAGAGTTTAGGAACAGACTCCGAGAAAAATTGGAACGAAAGGACATGTTGAATCGCAGAAATATCATGGAGATTCCCGAGTTTTATGTTG GCTCCATTATGGCTGTGACTGTTGCAGATTTTAATGCTTCCGGCAAGACTAACAGGTTCGTGGGAATCTGCATCCAGAGAGGAGGATCTGGCCTCAGAGCATGGTTCATCTTGAGGAATGTCATTGACCATCAAG GTGTGGAAATTTTGTATGAAATGTATTCTCCCCTTCTTCAAAGCGTTGAAGTACTCAGGCTAGAAAAACGCTTGGACGAGGAACTTCTCTACCTGCGCGATGCTCTGCCTGAGTACTCTACATTTCCACTCGACATGGATGTGGAACCGGTGCTGGAAGGAGCCCCAGTCCCTGTCAATCCAATTAAG GTACAACTAAAACCACGACCTTGGCatgaaagatgggagaggaaagactTGCAAGGCGTTTTAGACTTAGGCCTTCCCGAACGCTTTTACAAACGTGCCAAACTGCATGAAAAGCCTTGGGAAAAGTATGACCTTATGAAAGAGTACAG AGCAACTATCCCAGAGGAGGAGCAAGCAGACATATTCCATGAAATTGCGCCACATTACCCACAGTTAGAGGCATCAAGGAGACGCATCAGGCGACGAAGGGTGCAGTCAGCACGTTCTTGA